Within the Flavobacterium sp. CG_23.5 genome, the region TAAGTGCAAATGCTCCATTGATTCAACCAATTTTACCTTTGTCTAAAAACCTAAGTGATATATCTGAACAACTTTTATCAGTTTTAGAAAACAAAAAAACAGTCAATCCTGATATACTGAATGGCTTATTAGAACAATTTACTTCTAGGAGCCCTGCCGATGTTGAAGTGGCAGTTTATGCAAGTTTAAAAAAGCTAAAGTAATAATACGGAGGTTGTAGGTAGTACTATTTATTAAGATTTTTTTTAATCCATTTATCTACTGGAATTTTTCTTTCAACATATTCTGAATACTCTTTGTAATTAACTAAATCAATGTATAAAACATAAAATTTTTTCCCATCTGCAGAAACTTTAAAATTTTTGAAATCATCATAATTTTCATCAGCTGCATTTATGTAAAAATCACATAATTCAAAAGTCTTTATTTTATAAAAAGATTCAAATTCGGAAGGACGCCCAACAATTTCAAAATATAGAATGTTTTCGCTACAATTAATGCCGTTAATTTGGGCTATTTTGTCTTTTCGATTTTCGAAAAAATCAAGAATATGCTTTTCTTTTTCATCATATTCAAATTGATAAGGAATGAACCTGTGGTCTTTTGTTTCAAAATCTTTTGGATGATTTCTTTCAGAAGATGGTGTTATTTCAACTCCATTTTTATTTACAAAGCCCCAAATTCCACCTATCAATGGAGAATGTTCTTCGTCTTCGGTGGTATCAAAATAACAGCCATTACAAAATGAGGCAAAACCAAATTTTATAGGAGATACCCAGTCGTATTTAGCAGTTGTTATTTTTTGGCCTTTATCGCTGATTAACCCACTTTTATTATTTTCACTGTAACGTATATAACCCTCCTGAAAGGTATCAGGTCCTTCAGAAGTCATAAAAGTTTTAAATATTAATTTACCGTTTCTGTCATAATAACAATAAGGTTTGTCTTTAAAATCTAAGTTAAAGAGTGCTGATTTTATTTCGCGGTTATTGTAGTAGGATGGCGAATTCCAAGTTGGTTTTGGGTATATAATTATTTTACGATTTTGATTTCTAACTCCTATTAAACTATCCTTTTCTACATAAAAAAATAATTTTTCCGATTGTGAAAAAGTTAGATGAGAAATAAAAAGCAATAAGAAAGTACATTTTTTATTCATATTAAATCAATTGAGTTATTTGGTTCAATCTGTTGATGTTTTTCTATTTGTTAGCGTTAAAAAAATAGTTTTTTATAAGATATAATTTATTTAAAGATATTAAAATTGGAGTAACTATTATTAAACTAAAAAAACAAAATCAACTTTTTAAAAATTTAAGTTGAATATAAAAAGAAAATGCAAGTATAACTACATTGCTATTTAGTTTACATCTGTGTATTTTTTTGTACTTTTGCAAAAATTTCTATAAAAAATATTTATGTTAACAGTTAATAATTTATCAGTTCAGTTTGGCAAACGAATTTTGTTTGATGAAGTAAATACTACCTTCACACACGGTAATATATACGGAGTTATCGGAGCCAACGGTGCTGGAAAATCTACTTTTCTTAAAATAATTGCAGGTGAAATGGATCCTACATCGGGACATATTCATTTGGAACCAGGAAAACGTATGTCGGTTTTGAATCAAAACCACAATATGTTTGACGAAAGCACAGTTCTTGAGACCGTAATGATGGGAAATAAAACATTGTATGCCATCAAAAAAGAAATGGATGCTTTGTATTTAGATTACAATGATAAAAATGCAGATAGAATAGGGGAGTTGCAAGTTCAATTTGAAGAAATGAACGGTTGGAATGCTGACTCAGATGCCGCATCGATGTTGTCAAATCTTGGAATTTCAGAAGAACATCATTATACTTTAATGGGAGATCTTGAGGGTAAAATAAAAGTTCGTGTCCTTTTGGCACAAGCACTTTTTGGGAATCCAGATTTACTTATTATGGATGAGCCTACCAATGATTTGGATTTTGAAACCATCGCATGGTTGGAGAATTTCTTGGCAAACTATGAAAATACAGTAATTGTAGTTTCTCACGATAGACACTTTTTAGATTCAGTTTGTACCCATATTTCGGATATTGATTTTAGTAAAATAAACCATTATTCAGGTAATTACACTTTTTGGTATGAATCAAGCCAATTAGCAGCAAAACAACGCGCACAACAAAACAAAAAAGCCGAAGAAAAGAAACAGGAATTAGAAGAATTTATACGTCGTTTTAGTGCGAATGTGGCCAAATCAAAACAAGCTACTTCTCGTAAAAAAATGATTAGCAAGTTGAATATTTCTGATATAAAACCATCAAGCCGTCGTTATCCAGCGATTATCTTTGATCAAGAGCGTGAAGCAGGAGATCAAATTTTGAATGTACAAAATCTAAGTGCTTCAATAGATGGGGATATTTTGTTTAAAGGGGTTGATTTGAATATGGCCAAAGGCGACAAAATTGTCCTTTTCTCAAAAGATTCGCGTGCAACAACTGCTTTCTACGAAATTTTAAATGGCAATCAAAAAGCGGATTCAGGTACTTTTGATTGGGGAGTTACTACAAACCAAGCGTATTTACCAGTAGAAAATCATTCTTTTTTTGAGAGCGATTATTCTCTTGTGGATTGGTTGCGTCAATGGGTAAAAACGGAGGAAGAACGTGACGAGGTTAATATTCGTAGTTTCCTTGGTAAAATGATTTTCTCAGGTGAGGAAGCTTTGAAAACATGTCGAGTTTTATCTGGAGGAGAAAAGGTACGTTGTATGTTGTCAAGAATGATGATGGAACGAGCCAATGTTTTGATGCTTAATGAACCAACAAATCACTTGGATTTAGAGTCTATCACTGCGTTCAATAATTCCTTGAAAAACTTCAAAGGATCTGTGATTTTTACCACTCATGATCATGAATTCTCTCAAACGGTTGCTAATCGTGTTATTGAATTAACGCCAAATGGAGCAATTGATAGATATATGACTTTTGATGATTATCTTGATGATGAAAAAGTTCAAGAATTAAGAACGAAGATGTACACTGTTTAAAAAGTAAAAAAGTATATAAAAAATAAAAACTCTCGCAATTGCGGGAGTTTTTTGATTTAGTTAAATTGCTAAATACAATCAAATTGTAATTAATTTCAAATTATTTCTTATCGAAAACTTTCCTTATGATTAGTATATTTATGGCTATTATTGCTACCACGATAAATATACCAACACCAACAACAGCTTTAAATATACCTTCGATTACGGAACAACCCGTAAATGATATTAAAACTAAAAAATAATAGTAATAATTCTCTTAATTTTTTAAGTACGTGAATGGTTTTAAAATGATGGTTAACTATTATTTAGATTTTTTAAAGTGGGATTCGTAATAATATATCCAACCTTCAACTGTTATTTTTTGCATGAGTTCTCCAATTAATTCAAATGGTATTTGGTCCATTTTTTTAAACCGAATGCAGCCTTTACCCATGTCTAATTTTTGTTTACTATGTTTTGGATATTCAGCAACAAACCATTCTCATAGTTTTGGATTTCCGTAAATTCCCATGTGATAAATGGCAATATAATTTTTCTGAGAAGCAATGTTAACAAATGGCAATGGTAATTTTGGATTGCAATGATAGCCATCGGGGTAAGTGGTTTGAGGAACTACATATCCAATCATTCCGTAACTCATTTGTTCAACAAAACCTTTCGGAATATTTTCTTGTATAGTTGCTCTAATTTTGGTAAAAACTTCCTGTCTTTCCAATGGAATCTCTTTTAAATAGGCTTCAATATTTTTTACCTTCGATTGCATTTTAGATCGTTTGTTGTAAAATTAGTAAAAAAAGATTCCTAATTATATTATCGAGTGTATGAAATATAAAAAATCAAAAAGGCACCATTAAATAAATAAGGATGCCTTTTTTCTAACCTAACAATTAACAATTTTTTTTAGTCTGTTGAAAAGCCTTTTTTTCTCTCTAAAAACGATTAATTCCATTCGCCGCCTAATGCTCGATAAACATTTATTACCGATTTAAATTGTCGTTCTTTAGCTTCTATTAATTCTAATTTCGAAGAAAGAGCGTCTCGTTGTGTCATTAAAACTTCAAAATAATCTACTTTGGATGACCTAAATAGGTCATTAGAAATCGCGATAGAACTATTTAATGCTTGAACTTCTTTGTTTTTTAAATTGTACAATTGCTCTAAGTTTTTAATATTAGATAATTCATTAGACACTTCAATATAGCCATTCAAAATTGTTTTTTGATAGTTGTACATTGCTTGTATCTGATACGCTTTAGCTTTATTAAATTCGGCTTTTATACCATTTCTATTTATTAATGGAGCTGTTAATTCTCCAAGTAACGAATACGCAATTGATTCAGGAGCTGTAAAAAGAAATGACGGTTTAAATGCTTGAAATCCCAGCCCACCTGAAATATTAAACGAGGGGTAAAATTCGGCTTGAGCCACTTTTACATCACATTTAGATGCGAATAACTCTAATTCAGCTTGTTTAATATCAGGACGATTTGCTAACAATTGAGATGGAATTCCAGATTTTATTTGCTGTGGAACCTGACTTTCAAAAATAGTTTTATCTCTAACAATTACTTGTGGATAACGTCCTAAAAGAAAATTGATTTTATTTTCGGTTTCTTTTATTTGTTGTTGGATATCAAATTCTAAAGATTCTGAATTCAATACTTCAGCTTCATATTTTTTTACAGCTAATTCACTTACTCTAGCCGCTTCTTTTTGAACTTTTACAATCCCTAAAGCATTTTTCTGTAACTGAATGGTCTCTTTTATAACATCCAATTGATTGTCTAATGAAAGTAACTCATAATAAGAATTCGAAATTTCGGCAATCAAGTTGGTAACTACAAAGTTTTTGCCTTCGATAGTCGATAAGTATCTTGAAACTGCTGCTTTTTTTGAGTTTCTAAGCTTTTTCCATATATCAACTTCCCAACTGGCATGTATGCCAATGGAAAAATCATTTAAATGTTCCGGCACGATTTGGCCTGAAGTAATTTCAGCCGAAGCATCTCCTGCACCTTGGCTGGTATAGCGCCCCACTTTTTCAGTACCAACAGCTATACCACCGGTAACACTAGGAAATAACAGCCCTTTTTTTGCACGAACATTATTACTTGCAATTGCTATGTCTTGCAAAGTCATTTGTAAGTCGATGTTTTTCGTTAGAGCGGTATCGATTAAACTTTGTAAATTTTTATCAGGAAAAAACGCTTTCCATTTTATAGCTCCTGAGTTAATGGTGTCTTTAGAATCCATGTACGCCAGCGGTATTTGCGGTGTTTCGATATAGTGAACTGGAGCAAGCATTTTACAACTTGCAAAAGTTCCCAATAATATTATGAAACCTATTTTCTTACTTTTTTTTAATTCCTTCATTTTATTCGATTTCTTCGTTTAAAGCTTGTTCTTCTTATTCTTTTTTTTCGAAAATATGCCTTTCAGTGATTTTCTAAAAATTTCTGTTAACGTTTCTTCTTCTTCATTTTCTATGAGAATATGTTTTTCAGAAATTTTCGCAAAAATGTAATACAATCCAGGGATAATTATTACACCGAATATCGTTCCAAATAACATTCCTCCTGCAGCCGCTGCTCCAATAGTTCGATTACCTACTGCTCCAGGACCAGATGCAAAAACTAACGGAATCAATCCAGCAATAAAAGCAAAAGAGGTCATTAAAATTGGACGAAGACGTGCTGTCGCTCCTTCAATCGCAGCCTGCATAGCGGTCCTCCCTGCGGCATGCCGTTGTACTGCGAACTCTACAATTAATACGGCATTTTTCCCCAAAATACCAATCAACATCACCATCGCAATTTGTGCATAGATGTTATTTTCTAAGCCCAATACTTTAAGTAGAAAGAAGGCTCCGAAAATCCCAACAGGTAACGAAAGCAGTATCGGCAACGGTAGCATGAAGCTTTCGTATTGCGCTGATAGCACCAAATAGACAAATATGAGTGAAATTAAAAATATATAAAGCGCTTGATTTCCTTGTCGAGATTCATCTATTGAAATACCTGCCCATTCTACTCCAAATCCTTTAGGTAGTGTTTTGGCTGCAACTTCTTCAACCGTTTTAAGTGCGGTTCCACTACTATATCCAGCTGCCGGACCACCACTTATTTCGGATGCGTTATATAGATTGTGTCTGGTGATTTCAGATAGACCAAAAACTTTTTCAATACTCATGAATGCTCCATAAGGTACCATTTCACCTTGATCATTTTTGGTGTAAAGCTTTAAAATATCATCTGGCATTGCTCTGTATTGTGGCAAAGCTTGTACCATCACTTTATATTGTCTGTCGTATTTAATAAAATTGATTTCGTAATTACTTCCAATAAGAGTGGAAAGATTATCCATTGCATCTGCTATAGAAACTCCTTTTTGTTTTGCTTTATCATTATCAACTTTCAACATATATTGAGGGAAACTGGCACTATAAAAACTAAAAACAGAAGAAAGTTCAGGTCTTTTAGTTAGTTCTTTTACAAAGTTCCTAGTGACCGTTTCCATTTTTTTATAGTCTCCACTACCAGCTTTATCTAAAACGCGTAGTTCAAATCCACCAGCAGCACCATAACCAGGAACAGCAGGAGGAGGAAAAAACTCAATAGTTGCGCCTTTTATATTTTTGGCTTTTTCTTCCAATTCATCCATTATCTGTTGAGAAGTCTGTTTTCTTTCATCCCAACTCTTAAGATTCACAAGACAACTTCCCGTATTAGAACCTGTACCTTCAGACAATATTTCATAACCTGACATGGAAGAAATCGATTTTATTCCTTCCATTCCAGAAGCAATTTTTTGCAATTGGTCGGCAACTTGATCCGTTCTTTCAAGTGTTGAACCTGGAGGTGTTTGAATAACAGCATAAAAAAGTCCTTGATCCTCATTAGGTATAAATCCAGAAGGCACACTAGAACTTAATGACCAAGTTCCTAAGCAAAACGCTAAAAGGACCAACATTGTTACCACTCTTCTGTTTACAATAAGACTAACCAGTTTTTGGTATCTTCCTTGCAAACCATTAAACCAGTTATTAAATTTTGCCAATAATCGATTCAATATATTGTCTTTCTTAGGAACTCCATGTGTGTTTTTCAACATCATAGCACATAAAGCAGGTGTAAAAGTAAGTGCAACAATACCAGACAGAATAATTGCCGTAGCCATGGTTACCGAAAACTGTCTGTAAAAAATTCCAACAGGACCCGACATAAACGAAACTGGAATGAACACTGCGGCCATAACTAAGGTAATCGCAATAATTGCTCCTCCAATATCTTTCATGGCTAGTTTAGTAGCTTCAAGTGCA harbors:
- a CDS encoding efflux RND transporter permease subunit; the protein is MFNKFIQRPVLSIVISLIIVFLGILALIQLPITQFPSISPPKVNITADYPGANGELMIKSVVIPLERAINGIPGMKYIASDAGNDGEASIQVVFELGTDPNIAAVNVQNRVAAVVNKLPPIVVREGVKITREESNMLLYINIYSKDPNLDVNFLYNFADINLLSELKRVQGVGDADVLGDREYSMRVWLKPDRMFAYKISSDEVMKALDDQSFEASPGRLGESSGKKSQAFEYVLKYPGRYTTKEQYENIVLKSNPNGELLRLKDVADVEFGNAYYNLYSKLNGKPSAAIVIKQSYGSNASEVIKNVKKKLEEIKGTSFPKGMDYEIGYDVSKFLDASIEKVIHTLIEAFLLVSLVVFIFLGDWRSTLIPAIAVPVSLIGTFFFMQLFGITLNLITLFALVLAIGIVVDDAIVVVEAVHAKMEEFHVNALEATKLAMKDIGGAIIAITLVMAAVFIPVSFMSGPVGIFYRQFSVTMATAIILSGIVALTFTPALCAMMLKNTHGVPKKDNILNRLLAKFNNWFNGLQGRYQKLVSLIVNRRVVTMLVLLAFCLGTWSLSSSVPSGFIPNEDQGLFYAVIQTPPGSTLERTDQVADQLQKIASGMEGIKSISSMSGYEILSEGTGSNTGSCLVNLKSWDERKQTSQQIMDELEEKAKNIKGATIEFFPPPAVPGYGAAGGFELRVLDKAGSGDYKKMETVTRNFVKELTKRPELSSVFSFYSASFPQYMLKVDNDKAKQKGVSIADAMDNLSTLIGSNYEINFIKYDRQYKVMVQALPQYRAMPDDILKLYTKNDQGEMVPYGAFMSIEKVFGLSEITRHNLYNASEISGGPAAGYSSGTALKTVEEVAAKTLPKGFGVEWAGISIDESRQGNQALYIFLISLIFVYLVLSAQYESFMLPLPILLSLPVGIFGAFFLLKVLGLENNIYAQIAMVMLIGILGKNAVLIVEFAVQRHAAGRTAMQAAIEGATARLRPILMTSFAFIAGLIPLVFASGPGAVGNRTIGAAAAGGMLFGTIFGVIIIPGLYYIFAKISEKHILIENEEEETLTEIFRKSLKGIFSKKKNKKNKL
- a CDS encoding ABC-F family ATP-binding cassette domain-containing protein, which codes for MLTVNNLSVQFGKRILFDEVNTTFTHGNIYGVIGANGAGKSTFLKIIAGEMDPTSGHIHLEPGKRMSVLNQNHNMFDESTVLETVMMGNKTLYAIKKEMDALYLDYNDKNADRIGELQVQFEEMNGWNADSDAASMLSNLGISEEHHYTLMGDLEGKIKVRVLLAQALFGNPDLLIMDEPTNDLDFETIAWLENFLANYENTVIVVSHDRHFLDSVCTHISDIDFSKINHYSGNYTFWYESSQLAAKQRAQQNKKAEEKKQELEEFIRRFSANVAKSKQATSRKKMISKLNISDIKPSSRRYPAIIFDQEREAGDQILNVQNLSASIDGDILFKGVDLNMAKGDKIVLFSKDSRATTAFYEILNGNQKADSGTFDWGVTTNQAYLPVENHSFFESDYSLVDWLRQWVKTEEERDEVNIRSFLGKMIFSGEEALKTCRVLSGGEKVRCMLSRMMMERANVLMLNEPTNHLDLESITAFNNSLKNFKGSVIFTTHDHEFSQTVANRVIELTPNGAIDRYMTFDDYLDDEKVQELRTKMYTV
- a CDS encoding TolC family protein; protein product: MKELKKSKKIGFIILLGTFASCKMLAPVHYIETPQIPLAYMDSKDTINSGAIKWKAFFPDKNLQSLIDTALTKNIDLQMTLQDIAIASNNVRAKKGLLFPSVTGGIAVGTEKVGRYTSQGAGDASAEITSGQIVPEHLNDFSIGIHASWEVDIWKKLRNSKKAAVSRYLSTIEGKNFVVTNLIAEISNSYYELLSLDNQLDVIKETIQLQKNALGIVKVQKEAARVSELAVKKYEAEVLNSESLEFDIQQQIKETENKINFLLGRYPQVIVRDKTIFESQVPQQIKSGIPSQLLANRPDIKQAELELFASKCDVKVAQAEFYPSFNISGGLGFQAFKPSFLFTAPESIAYSLLGELTAPLINRNGIKAEFNKAKAYQIQAMYNYQKTILNGYIEVSNELSNIKNLEQLYNLKNKEVQALNSSIAISNDLFRSSKVDYFEVLMTQRDALSSKLELIEAKERQFKSVINVYRALGGEWN
- a CDS encoding WG repeat-containing protein, giving the protein MNKKCTFLLLFISHLTFSQSEKLFFYVEKDSLIGVRNQNRKIIIYPKPTWNSPSYYNNREIKSALFNLDFKDKPYCYYDRNGKLIFKTFMTSEGPDTFQEGYIRYSENNKSGLISDKGQKITTAKYDWVSPIKFGFASFCNGCYFDTTEDEEHSPLIGGIWGFVNKNGVEITPSSERNHPKDFETKDHRFIPYQFEYDEKEKHILDFFENRKDKIAQINGINCSENILYFEIVGRPSEFESFYKIKTFELCDFYINAADENYDDFKNFKVSADGKKFYVLYIDLVNYKEYSEYVERKIPVDKWIKKNLNK